Proteins encoded within one genomic window of uncultured Desulfobacter sp.:
- a CDS encoding glycosyltransferase family 4 protein, producing MITEERPIEGINSIAVIGNYLPRQCGIATFTRDLVEGLSDRAKDIHCWAVAMNDIMEGYAYPEKVRFEINQNKLADYGITAQFLNISHTDIVCLQHEFGIFGGPAGSHLLKLLSNLHMPVVTTLHTVLKDPSPEYRNVMIKLGELSDKLVVMSEKAEQFLQDIYGIPREKVAFIHHGIPDMPFIDSSFHKDKFDVEGKKVLLTFGLLSPNKGIETVLQALPAVIDRYPDVMYIILGATHPHVLKTKGEAYRIMLQQIVHNLNISDHVIFQNNFVPLRELCEFLGVADIYITPYLEEAQITSGTLAYAMGTGKAVISTPYWYAQEMLADGRGKIVPFNNPGAMAEQINALLCDDTQRHAIRKKAYTFTRQAVWAKVCQNYLDLFNEVRQKRIQHPRPRHSYVENLKAITRFDLPEIKLDHLKAMTDDTGILQHADHTIPSRLHGYCTDDNARALLAAAMGQRYLPINGLGLDALSGHYLGFLLYAYNEKNGRFRNFMTYARDWAEEIGSEDSHGRAVWCLGKTVAFLENSDHRTMSTVLFKKALLATETFRSPRAVAFCLVGIDAYLEKFSGDSDAKRIRDVLAGKLFTQFCENKTDDWPWIEDTLNYANAKLSQALLVSGHRMENHEMVKMGLDSLTWLLSIQTTDHHFVPIGCHGWYRKKEERARFDQQPIEAKTMVEACAAAYSISHDRQWFEKAVMCFNWFLGQNDLNMPLYDPKTGGCRDGLMVDGINQNQGAESTLAWLLSLMTLQKLYADELLHQSSPYSTG from the coding sequence ATGATAACGGAAGAACGCCCTATTGAGGGAATCAACTCCATTGCCGTAATCGGCAATTATCTGCCCAGACAATGCGGCATAGCCACTTTTACAAGAGATCTGGTTGAAGGTTTATCTGACCGGGCCAAGGATATCCATTGCTGGGCGGTTGCCATGAACGACATAATGGAAGGATATGCATATCCTGAAAAAGTACGCTTTGAAATCAATCAGAACAAATTGGCAGATTATGGTATTACCGCCCAGTTTTTGAATATCAGTCACACAGACATTGTCTGTCTTCAGCATGAATTTGGTATTTTCGGGGGGCCCGCAGGAAGTCATCTTCTCAAACTATTGTCAAATCTGCATATGCCGGTGGTAACAACACTGCATACCGTGTTGAAAGACCCTTCTCCCGAATATCGTAACGTCATGATCAAGCTGGGGGAATTGTCGGACAAACTGGTGGTCATGAGCGAAAAAGCAGAACAATTTCTCCAGGATATCTATGGTATCCCCCGGGAGAAAGTCGCTTTTATACACCACGGCATTCCGGATATGCCCTTTATCGATTCAAGTTTTCATAAAGACAAATTCGATGTGGAGGGTAAAAAGGTCTTACTCACCTTTGGCCTGCTTTCACCCAACAAAGGAATTGAAACCGTGCTCCAGGCACTTCCGGCTGTGATCGACAGATATCCGGACGTGATGTATATCATCCTTGGCGCTACCCATCCCCATGTGCTGAAAACCAAAGGGGAAGCCTACCGGATAATGCTTCAACAAATTGTTCACAATCTGAATATCAGCGACCATGTCATATTCCAGAATAATTTTGTCCCCTTGAGAGAACTGTGTGAATTCCTGGGCGTTGCAGATATTTACATCACCCCGTATCTTGAAGAGGCTCAGATTACGTCTGGAACCCTTGCCTACGCCATGGGAACAGGCAAGGCCGTCATTTCCACCCCTTACTGGTATGCACAGGAAATGCTGGCAGACGGCAGGGGCAAAATTGTACCGTTCAACAATCCCGGCGCCATGGCAGAACAGATTAACGCCCTTTTATGCGATGATACCCAGCGCCATGCCATCCGTAAAAAAGCATACACCTTCACAAGACAAGCCGTGTGGGCAAAAGTCTGCCAAAACTATCTTGACCTCTTCAATGAGGTTCGCCAGAAGCGAATCCAGCATCCAAGACCCAGACATTCCTACGTGGAAAACCTTAAAGCCATTACCCGCTTTGACCTGCCCGAGATCAAGCTGGATCACCTTAAAGCCATGACCGATGATACCGGCATCCTACAGCACGCAGATCATACCATCCCCAGCAGACTGCATGGATACTGCACGGATGATAATGCCAGAGCCCTGCTGGCGGCTGCCATGGGACAAAGATATCTGCCGATCAACGGCCTTGGCCTGGACGCCTTAAGCGGCCATTATTTAGGATTCCTTTTATACGCATACAATGAAAAAAACGGTCGGTTCCGTAATTTTATGACCTATGCAAGAGATTGGGCTGAGGAGATCGGTTCCGAGGATTCCCACGGACGGGCTGTCTGGTGTCTGGGAAAAACCGTGGCGTTTCTGGAAAATTCAGATCATCGGACCATGAGTACCGTGCTTTTTAAAAAGGCATTGCTTGCCACAGAGACTTTCAGGTCGCCCAGGGCTGTGGCATTCTGCCTGGTGGGCATTGACGCCTACCTGGAAAAATTTTCAGGTGACAGTGACGCCAAAAGGATCAGGGATGTTCTGGCAGGAAAATTATTCACCCAGTTTTGCGAAAATAAAACCGATGACTGGCCATGGATAGAGGATACCTTGAACTATGCCAATGCAAAACTGTCCCAGGCGCTTTTGGTATCGGGGCATCGAATGGAAAACCACGAGATGGTGAAGATGGGTTTGGACAGTCTTACGTGGCTGCTGTCCATCCAGACGACAGATCACCATTTTGTCCCCATCGGCTGTCACGGCTGGTATAGAAAAAAAGAAGAAAGAGCCAGATTTGATCAGCAGCCCATCGAAGCTAAAACCATGGTTGAAGCATGTGCCGCAGCCTACAGCATTTCCCATGACCGTCAATGGTTTGAGAAAGCCGTCATGTGTTTTAACTGGTTTCTGGGACAAAATGATCTGAACATGCCGCTGTATGACCCTAAAACCGGCGGATGCCGGGACGGACTGATGGTGGATGGCATCAACCAGAACCAGGGGGCGGAATCAACGCTTGCCTGGCTGCTGTCGCTAATGACACTGCAAAAACTTTATGCAGATGAACTGTTGCATCAGTCTTCACCCTATTCAACAGGGTAA
- a CDS encoding Thivi_2564 family membrane protein: protein MTDLVQFSIILIFVGFLFWLANRYIPMDRRIRQILNILAVIALVLWLGNLFGSFESIHIGY, encoded by the coding sequence ATGACAGACCTTGTACAGTTTAGCATCATTTTAATCTTTGTCGGATTTCTGTTCTGGCTGGCCAACAGATATATCCCCATGGACAGGAGGATACGGCAGATACTTAACATTCTGGCTGTCATCGCCTTGGTTTTGTGGCTGGGTAATCTATTTGGGTCGTTCGAGTCCATTCACATCGGTTATTAA
- a CDS encoding glycosyltransferase, which produces MRIAMLSPIAWRTPPRHYGPWEKIASLLTEALVGLGHDVTLFATGDSITHGSLHAVCSRGYEEDSNIIPKVYECLHISELFDHAEEFDIIHNNFDFLPLTYTGLTRTPVVTTIHGFSSPKILPVYRKYNKKTFYVSISDADRAEDLDYIDTIHHGIDINEFHFQTAPEDYLLFFGRIHPDKGAKEAIEIARACGRRLIMAGIIQDSVYFKDHVQPFIDGASVVYLGSVGPEKRNKLLGKALALLHPINFNEPFGLSIIEAMACGTPVIANNRGSMPELIRNNKNGFLVSGIHEAVGAVERIRDIDREFCRRTVMDHFTIDCMVKKYIRVYERIMETTRREDHRPWGFYRILSDENTVKNKKIVVYPGKRLSLQRHQHRDEHWYIVSGKGLWTLGEKIVPVTAGQSVDIPRKSIHRIENSGQENLVFMEIQTGDYFGEDDIERLADDFGRI; this is translated from the coding sequence ATGCGCATTGCCATGCTGTCACCCATTGCCTGGCGCACCCCTCCACGGCACTACGGCCCCTGGGAAAAGATAGCTTCATTGCTGACTGAAGCCCTGGTGGGCCTTGGTCATGACGTCACGCTGTTTGCCACAGGAGATTCGATTACACACGGCAGCCTGCATGCCGTGTGCTCCAGAGGATATGAAGAGGATTCAAACATCATTCCCAAGGTATACGAATGCCTTCACATCTCCGAATTATTTGATCATGCAGAAGAATTTGATATCATACACAATAATTTTGATTTTCTTCCTTTAACCTATACTGGCCTTACCAGAACACCGGTGGTGACAACCATCCACGGTTTTTCATCTCCAAAAATTTTACCGGTGTACCGCAAGTACAATAAAAAAACATTCTATGTTTCCATCAGTGATGCCGACCGCGCCGAAGACCTGGATTATATTGACACCATTCACCACGGCATTGATATAAATGAATTTCATTTCCAGACGGCCCCGGAAGACTATCTGTTGTTTTTCGGTCGTATCCATCCGGATAAAGGCGCTAAAGAGGCCATTGAAATCGCCCGGGCATGCGGCAGAAGACTGATCATGGCAGGAATTATTCAGGACAGCGTATATTTTAAAGACCATGTCCAGCCGTTCATTGACGGTGCCAGTGTGGTTTATCTGGGCAGTGTCGGACCCGAAAAAAGAAATAAACTATTAGGCAAAGCCCTTGCACTGCTTCACCCCATCAATTTCAACGAGCCCTTCGGCCTTTCCATTATCGAAGCCATGGCCTGCGGAACCCCGGTCATCGCAAACAACCGGGGGAGTATGCCCGAGCTTATCCGGAATAATAAAAACGGATTTCTCGTTTCCGGCATCCATGAGGCCGTCGGCGCGGTGGAACGTATCAGGGATATTGACCGGGAATTCTGCCGTCGGACAGTGATGGATCATTTTACCATCGACTGCATGGTCAAAAAATATATCCGGGTGTATGAGCGGATCATGGAGACAACCAGGCGTGAAGATCACCGTCCCTGGGGATTTTATAGAATACTTTCCGATGAGAATACCGTTAAGAATAAAAAAATTGTGGTGTATCCGGGAAAGCGCCTAAGCCTCCAGCGCCACCAGCATCGTGATGAGCACTGGTACATCGTCAGCGGTAAAGGCCTGTGGACACTCGGCGAGAAAATAGTTCCGGTGACTGCCGGACAATCAGTCGATATTCCAAGAAAATCCATCCACAGGATTGAAAACAGCGGCCAGGAAAATCTGGTATTTATGGAGATTCAAA
- a CDS encoding cytidylate kinase-like family protein, which translates to MKNTSKETVYPPGYYGKRMMSASDWAGAQVRQWERARAEIKTASHFSQKHCICLSRGIGAGAMEVADFLSEITGYRVIDKEIIEHMAKDSSLTEKIIETFDERFPGKMRELLVSLSVEKKFFKTDYVKQLAKTVTALAHTEPTIFIGRGTHLILPRHTVLSVQLVCSKEHRIEKLANTLGIGKSEAEEKLNIIDDDHHEFFKKIFLREKISPGEFDLVIHMDHITQENHVAQIIACAFEQKFQVSFKHKK; encoded by the coding sequence ATGAAAAATACATCTAAAGAAACGGTTTATCCTCCCGGATATTATGGCAAGAGAATGATGAGCGCCTCAGATTGGGCCGGTGCGCAAGTCAGACAATGGGAAAGAGCCCGGGCAGAAATAAAAACAGCCAGCCATTTCTCACAAAAGCATTGTATTTGTTTATCCCGAGGGATAGGTGCCGGCGCCATGGAAGTGGCTGATTTTCTGTCGGAAATAACAGGCTATCGTGTGATTGATAAAGAAATTATAGAGCATATGGCAAAAGATTCTTCTCTTACAGAAAAGATCATTGAGACTTTCGATGAGCGGTTTCCGGGAAAGATGCGTGAACTGCTTGTGTCTCTTTCCGTTGAGAAAAAATTTTTTAAAACCGACTATGTCAAACAGCTGGCAAAAACGGTTACAGCATTGGCTCATACCGAACCGACGATATTTATTGGCCGGGGGACCCACTTGATTCTGCCTCGCCATACCGTCTTATCAGTACAATTGGTATGCAGCAAAGAGCACCGGATTGAAAAATTGGCGAATACGCTGGGTATAGGGAAAAGTGAAGCAGAAGAAAAATTAAACATCATTGATGATGACCATCATGAATTTTTCAAAAAAATTTTTCTCAGGGAAAAAATCTCCCCTGGTGAATTTGATCTGGTCATTCATATGGATCACATTACCCAGGAAAATCATGTTGCCCAGATCATTGCGTGTGCCTTTGAACAAAAATTTCAGGTAAGTTTCAAACATAAAAAATAA